A genomic region of Xanthomonas fragariae contains the following coding sequences:
- the asnS gene encoding asparagine--tRNA ligase → MTVVSVEHALTGKLPEGGEVTVRGWVRTLRGSAGLAFINVTDGSCFAPIQVVANDTLPNFDEIKRLTSGCSLIANGVLVKSQGKGQSYEIQASGVDIVGWVEDPLTYPIQPKPMSPEFLREVAHLRPRTNLFGAVTRIRNCLAQAVHRFFHQNGFNWISTPIITTSDAEGAGQMFRVSTLDMVNLPRDTSGAVDFSRDFFGKETFLTVSGQLNVEAYCLALSKVYTFGPTFRAENSNTTRHLAEFWMIEPEIAFADLAEDARLAEQFLKYLFRAVLEERGDDLAFLAERVHKNAITKLEAFINAPFEQIDYTEAVKLLQNSGRKFDFPVEWGLDLQTEHERWLTEERIGRPVVVTNYPEHIKAFYMRLNDDGKTVAAMDVLAPGIGEIIGGSQREERLDVLDARMAQFGLDKDHYSWYRDFRRYGSVPHAGFGLGFERLVVYVCGLSNIRDAIAYPRAPGSAEF, encoded by the coding sequence ATGACGGTGGTCAGCGTTGAACATGCGCTTACGGGGAAGCTCCCAGAAGGCGGCGAAGTCACTGTACGGGGGTGGGTGCGCACGCTGCGCGGATCTGCCGGACTGGCCTTCATCAACGTGACCGATGGCTCGTGCTTCGCTCCGATCCAGGTAGTGGCGAACGACACGCTGCCCAATTTCGACGAGATCAAGCGTCTGACCAGCGGTTGCTCGCTGATCGCCAACGGCGTGCTGGTGAAGTCGCAGGGCAAGGGCCAGTCCTACGAGATCCAGGCCAGTGGTGTCGACATCGTCGGCTGGGTCGAAGACCCGCTGACGTACCCGATCCAGCCCAAGCCCATGTCGCCGGAGTTCCTGCGCGAAGTGGCGCATCTGCGCCCGCGCACCAACCTGTTCGGCGCAGTCACCCGCATTCGCAACTGTCTGGCGCAGGCGGTGCACCGCTTCTTTCATCAGAACGGCTTCAACTGGATCAGCACCCCGATCATCACCACCTCCGATGCCGAAGGCGCAGGGCAGATGTTCCGCGTCTCAACGCTGGACATGGTCAACCTGCCGCGCGATACCAGCGGTGCGGTGGATTTCAGCCGGGACTTCTTCGGCAAGGAAACCTTCCTGACCGTGTCCGGTCAGCTCAATGTGGAGGCGTACTGCCTGGCGTTGAGCAAAGTCTACACGTTCGGCCCGACCTTCCGCGCCGAGAACAGCAACACCACCCGCCATCTGGCCGAGTTCTGGATGATCGAGCCGGAAATCGCCTTCGCCGATCTGGCCGAAGACGCGCGCCTGGCCGAGCAATTTCTCAAGTATCTGTTTCGCGCGGTGCTCGAAGAGCGCGGCGACGATCTGGCCTTCTTGGCCGAGCGCGTGCACAAGAACGCGATCACCAAGCTGGAAGCCTTCATCAATGCGCCGTTTGAGCAGATCGATTACACCGAGGCGGTAAAGCTGCTGCAGAACTCCGGCAGAAAGTTCGACTTCCCGGTCGAATGGGGCCTGGACCTGCAGACCGAACACGAGCGCTGGTTGACCGAAGAACGCATCGGTCGCCCGGTGGTGGTGACCAACTACCCCGAGCACATCAAGGCGTTCTACATGCGCCTCAACGACGACGGCAAGACCGTCGCGGCGATGGACGTGCTGGCGCCGGGCATCGGCGAGATCATCGGCGGCAGCCAGCGCGAAGAGCGCCTGGATGTGCTCGACGCACGTATGGCGCAGTTCGGCCTGGATAAGGATCATTACAGCTGGTACCGGGATTTCCGCCGCTACGGCTCGGTGCCGCATGCCGGCTTCGGCCTGGGATTTGAGCGGTTGGTGGTGTACGTGTGCGGGCTGAGCAACATCCGCGACGCCATCGCCTACCCGCGCGCGCCGGGCAGCGCGGAATTCTGA
- the rpsF gene encoding 30S ribosomal protein S6 encodes MSRHYEVVFLVHPDQSEQVPAMIERYKSLIEGGNGSIHRLEDWGRRQLAYPIQNLVKAHYVLFNIEVDQAVLSELVESFRFNDAVLRHLVVKRDGPDTEQSLIMKSKDEKGDKPERSERRRRDDEEGDAAPAAATDTDGDTAEAA; translated from the coding sequence ATGAGTCGTCATTACGAAGTCGTGTTCCTGGTCCACCCGGATCAGAGCGAGCAGGTCCCGGCCATGATCGAGCGCTACAAGTCGCTGATCGAGGGCGGTAACGGCAGCATCCACCGTCTGGAAGATTGGGGCCGTCGTCAGCTGGCCTACCCGATCCAGAATCTGGTGAAGGCACACTACGTGCTGTTCAACATCGAAGTCGACCAGGCCGTGCTGAGCGAGCTGGTGGAAAGCTTCCGTTTCAACGATGCGGTGCTGCGTCACCTGGTCGTCAAGCGCGATGGCCCGGACACAGAGCAGTCGCTGATCATGAAGAGCAAGGACGAGAAGGGTGACAAGCCCGAGCGTAGCGAGCGTCGTCGTCGTGACGACGAGGAAGGCGATGCTGCACCTGCTGCCGCCACCGATACCGACGGCGACACCGCCGAAGCCGCTTAA
- the can gene encoding carbonate dehydratase, with translation MNELNHLLENNRAWSERICREDPEFFSKLSTQQTPEYLWIGCSDSRVPANQIIDMAPGEVFVHRNVANVVVHTDLNCLSVIQFAVDVLKVRHVLVVGHYGCGGVFASLTQKRMGLVDNWIRHVTDVADKHAACLHHAGDLPVQHARLCELNVLEQVVNVCRTTIVRDAWERSQELCVHGWVYSLRDGRVHDLGMSIDRPELLQERYDTALAQIQADHAER, from the coding sequence ATGAACGAGCTCAACCATTTACTTGAAAACAACCGTGCCTGGTCCGAGCGCATCTGTCGCGAAGACCCGGAATTCTTCTCCAAGCTGTCCACCCAACAGACCCCCGAATATCTGTGGATCGGCTGCTCGGACTCGCGTGTGCCGGCCAACCAGATCATCGACATGGCGCCGGGCGAGGTGTTCGTCCATCGCAACGTCGCCAATGTGGTGGTGCATACCGATCTGAACTGCCTGTCGGTGATTCAGTTCGCGGTGGACGTGCTCAAGGTGCGTCACGTGCTGGTGGTCGGCCATTACGGCTGCGGCGGCGTGTTCGCCAGCCTCACCCAGAAACGCATGGGCCTGGTCGACAACTGGATCCGTCACGTCACCGATGTGGCCGACAAGCACGCGGCCTGCCTGCACCACGCCGGCGACCTGCCGGTGCAGCACGCACGCTTGTGCGAGCTCAACGTGCTCGAGCAGGTCGTCAACGTCTGCCGTACAACCATCGTGCGCGATGCCTGGGAACGCAGCCAGGAGCTGTGCGTGCATGGCTGGGTCTACAGTCTGCGCGATGGCCGCGTGCACGATCTGGGCATGTCGATCGACCGCCCCGAATTGCTGCAGGAACGTTACGACACAGCGCTGGCGCAGATCCAGGCCGATCACGCCGAACGCTGA
- the rpsR gene encoding 30S ribosomal protein S18 → MSKFFRRRKFCKFTAEGVKEIDYKDLNTLRQYLTENGKIVPSRVTGTKSKYQRQLATAVKRARFLALIPYTDNHDV, encoded by the coding sequence ATGTCCAAGTTCTTCCGTCGTCGCAAGTTCTGCAAGTTCACCGCCGAGGGCGTCAAGGAGATCGATTACAAGGATCTCAACACCCTGCGTCAGTACCTCACCGAGAACGGCAAGATAGTGCCGAGCCGCGTGACCGGTACCAAGTCCAAGTACCAGCGTCAGCTGGCAACGGCCGTCAAGCGCGCGCGTTTCCTGGCGCTGATTCCGTATACGGACAATCACGACGTCTAA
- a CDS encoding FUSC family protein: MLRALIDLKPRDVPLRVALRNTAAVVLPLAVGVVTGHVAAGLAVCSGALNTMFSDQPGPYRARLQRMLMAALAAGLAALLGIWVGHDTPALVVAGLLLGLGGGLLVALGPVAARVGLTSMILLVVSADMRLPTEQAPSVAALIFAGGLLQVVLALAAWPLQRYRPERFALADLMRQLAGIARQRPEASAPPPATQEVLDAMVMLHGEHRSRAIAVQSFRIIAELCDRVRLELLSLADADTRLTDSQARPAIERVLERSAIVLQQLALAMTVGEDPAAANASMTGFDDLVSALAQFQHDNADTRERRLVRVAVARAQGLGGQLRALIRNAHWASSRGEIQAQLAEARLPAALRPAATWAALRANLDLSSVAFRHALRCGACLALAIAFQRWQQIPHGFWIPMTTAIVLKPDFGGTFRFGALRVAGTFVGLLVATLLAHLAMDGVNIRMALLALLCLGFRLLTQVNYGIGVAFVTGMLVLLLSFEGVSPGEAVGARLQATVAGSALALIAYALWPTRERRHIRASLAQLLSAYRDHLRNLLLGKMDDLSDTRAAARVARTNAQASIERLRGEPRSQRNLQELKLAESLLANGNRLIRATLSLEAVLRDGHPLPTLEALFAFAEQADQALSELIDCLINGGIPAATTLRSAERRLSDALAALPDGSPTTAAVADTVDRITDSIGTLTHLLRPARPASTEPPAVHDSAQGAGR, encoded by the coding sequence ATGCTGCGCGCACTGATCGATCTCAAACCGCGTGACGTGCCGTTGCGCGTTGCCCTGCGCAATACCGCTGCGGTGGTGCTGCCGCTGGCGGTGGGTGTGGTGACCGGGCATGTCGCCGCCGGCCTGGCGGTGTGCAGCGGCGCGCTCAACACCATGTTCTCCGACCAGCCCGGTCCGTATCGTGCACGCCTGCAGCGCATGTTGATGGCCGCGCTGGCAGCCGGCCTGGCCGCGTTGCTCGGCATCTGGGTCGGCCATGACACACCCGCGCTGGTGGTCGCCGGATTATTGCTCGGACTGGGAGGCGGCTTGCTGGTGGCGCTCGGCCCGGTGGCCGCGCGCGTGGGCTTGACCAGCATGATCCTGCTGGTGGTCAGTGCCGATATGCGATTGCCGACGGAGCAGGCACCGAGCGTTGCGGCGTTGATCTTCGCCGGCGGTCTGTTGCAAGTGGTGTTGGCGTTAGCCGCGTGGCCATTGCAACGCTATCGCCCCGAACGTTTTGCGCTGGCCGACCTGATGCGGCAACTGGCAGGCATCGCACGCCAGCGCCCGGAAGCCAGCGCCCCGCCGCCCGCGACCCAGGAAGTGCTCGATGCGATGGTGATGCTGCACGGCGAACATCGTTCGCGAGCGATTGCCGTGCAGAGCTTTCGCATCATCGCCGAGCTGTGCGATCGCGTGCGGCTGGAATTGTTGTCGCTGGCCGATGCCGACACCCGCCTGACCGACTCGCAAGCGCGCCCGGCAATCGAGCGGGTGCTCGAACGCAGCGCGATCGTGCTGCAACAACTAGCCCTCGCAATGACGGTCGGCGAAGACCCGGCCGCCGCCAATGCCTCGATGACCGGCTTCGATGATCTGGTCAGCGCCCTCGCGCAGTTTCAGCACGACAACGCCGATACCCGCGAGCGTCGGTTGGTGCGTGTGGCGGTGGCGCGTGCGCAAGGGTTGGGCGGCCAGCTGCGCGCATTGATCCGCAACGCGCACTGGGCCAGCAGCCGTGGCGAAATCCAGGCGCAATTGGCCGAAGCACGCTTGCCGGCGGCGCTGCGTCCGGCCGCGACCTGGGCGGCCTTGCGGGCGAACCTGGATCTGTCGTCGGTGGCCTTCCGGCATGCGTTGCGCTGCGGCGCGTGTCTTGCACTGGCGATCGCCTTCCAACGCTGGCAGCAGATCCCGCACGGGTTCTGGATCCCGATGACCACCGCCATCGTGCTCAAGCCGGATTTCGGCGGCACTTTCAGGTTCGGTGCGTTGCGTGTGGCCGGCACCTTCGTCGGTTTGTTGGTGGCCACGTTGCTGGCGCATCTGGCGATGGATGGCGTCAACATCCGCATGGCCTTGCTGGCGTTGCTCTGCCTGGGCTTTCGTTTGTTGACGCAGGTGAACTACGGCATTGGCGTGGCGTTTGTGACCGGCATGCTGGTATTGTTGCTGTCGTTCGAAGGCGTGTCCCCGGGCGAGGCCGTCGGCGCGCGCCTGCAAGCCACTGTGGCCGGTAGCGCACTGGCGCTGATCGCTTACGCGCTATGGCCGACGCGCGAACGCCGGCATATCCGTGCCTCGCTGGCGCAGTTGCTCAGCGCCTATCGCGATCATCTGCGCAATTTGTTGCTCGGCAAGATGGATGATCTGAGCGATACTCGCGCCGCCGCACGGGTAGCACGTACCAATGCGCAGGCCTCGATCGAACGCTTGCGTGGCGAGCCCCGCAGCCAGCGCAATCTGCAGGAACTCAAACTCGCCGAATCGCTGCTGGCCAACGGTAACCGGCTGATCCGCGCCACGTTGTCGCTGGAGGCGGTGCTACGCGACGGCCACCCGTTACCTACGCTGGAAGCGTTGTTCGCGTTCGCAGAACAGGCCGACCAGGCGCTGTCCGAACTGATCGACTGCCTGATCAACGGCGGCATCCCCGCCGCGACCACCTTGCGCAGCGCCGAGCGCCGGCTGTCCGACGCATTGGCCGCATTGCCGGACGGCTCACCGACTACCGCCGCAGTGGCCGACACCGTGGACCGCATCACCGACAGCATCGGCACACTGACCCATCTGCTGCGCCCTGCCCGACCAGCTTCGACCGAGCCGCCGGCCGTACATGACAGTGCACAGGGCGCCGGCAGGTAA
- a CDS encoding 3-hydroxyanthranilate 3,4-dioxygenase translates to MLIPPINLHAWIAQHRHLLKPPVGNKCIQQDGFIIMIVGGPNTRTDYHYDEGPEWFFQLEGEMVLKVQDEGVARDVPIRAGEIFLLPPKVPHSPQRAAGSIGLVIERERLPHERDGLQWYCPQCNHKLYEAMFQLQNIETDFPPVFDHFYRSLALRTCTQCGHVHPAPERYVTVQA, encoded by the coding sequence ATGCTGATCCCGCCGATCAACCTGCATGCCTGGATCGCGCAACACCGCCACCTGCTCAAGCCGCCGGTCGGCAACAAGTGCATCCAGCAGGACGGCTTCATCATTATGATCGTCGGCGGGCCGAATACGCGCACCGACTATCACTACGACGAAGGCCCGGAGTGGTTCTTCCAGCTCGAAGGCGAGATGGTGCTGAAGGTGCAGGACGAAGGCGTCGCGCGTGACGTCCCGATCCGCGCCGGCGAAATTTTTCTGCTTCCACCAAAGGTGCCGCACTCGCCGCAACGCGCCGCCGGCTCTATCGGCCTGGTCATCGAACGCGAACGGCTCCCGCACGAGCGCGATGGCCTGCAGTGGTATTGCCCGCAGTGCAATCACAAGTTGTATGAAGCGATGTTTCAGCTGCAGAACATCGAAACCGACTTCCCGCCGGTATTCGATCATTTCTACCGCTCGCTTGCGCTACGCACCTGCACGCAGTGCGGGCACGTGCATCCAGCGCCCGAGCGGTATGTCACGGTCCAGGCGTAA
- the rplI gene encoding 50S ribosomal protein L9, giving the protein MDLILLQKVTNLGNLGDKVSVKPGYGRNFLVPQGKAVPATAANVEAFETKRAEYEAKANTILADAQSRAGKFEGASVTIGAHASAEGKLYGSVGPRDIAEAFTAAGLPLEKSEVILGEGAFRNVGEYDVVLHLHADVETMVKVIIESDA; this is encoded by the coding sequence ATGGATTTGATTCTTCTGCAGAAAGTGACCAACCTGGGCAACCTGGGCGACAAAGTCAGCGTCAAGCCGGGCTACGGCCGCAATTTCCTCGTGCCGCAGGGCAAGGCCGTTCCGGCCACCGCTGCCAATGTCGAGGCGTTCGAAACCAAGCGTGCCGAGTACGAAGCCAAGGCCAACACCATCCTGGCCGATGCACAGAGCCGCGCCGGCAAGTTCGAAGGCGCCAGCGTTACCATCGGTGCGCATGCGTCGGCCGAAGGCAAGCTGTACGGCTCGGTTGGTCCGCGCGACATTGCCGAGGCGTTCACCGCCGCCGGCCTGCCGCTGGAAAAGAGCGAAGTGATCTTGGGCGAAGGCGCATTCCGCAATGTCGGCGAGTACGACGTTGTGCTGCACCTGCACGCCGATGTGGAAACCATGGTCAAAGTCATCATCGAATCCGACGCCTGA
- a CDS encoding HesB/IscA family protein, translating into MAISLTPAALERVQRFVQQTPGALGLRFGVTKTGCSGWGHITDLARDQRDDDAVFEQGGVRIFVDPTSLPLVDGTCIDFGKHGLGETFTFSNPNATAECGCGESFTTEADKA; encoded by the coding sequence ATGGCCATCAGCCTTACCCCCGCCGCGCTGGAGCGTGTGCAACGTTTCGTGCAGCAGACCCCGGGCGCGCTGGGCCTGCGCTTTGGCGTGACCAAGACCGGTTGCTCCGGCTGGGGCCACATCACCGACCTGGCACGCGATCAGCGCGACGACGACGCGGTGTTCGAGCAGGGCGGGGTGCGCATTTTCGTCGACCCCACCAGCCTGCCGCTGGTGGACGGCACTTGCATCGACTTCGGCAAGCATGGCCTTGGCGAGACCTTCACCTTCAGCAATCCCAATGCTACCGCCGAGTGCGGATGTGGGGAAAGCTTCACCACCGAGGCCGACAAGGCGTAA